One stretch of Punica granatum isolate Tunisia-2019 chromosome 5, ASM765513v2, whole genome shotgun sequence DNA includes these proteins:
- the LOC116209015 gene encoding uncharacterized protein LOC116209015, with the protein MASASGSGSASASNTGVVAKSRKNTSGVRDDPAWAHGYEVPGERLKIKCKYCNKIVSGGPYRLKHHLGCTKINVSPCIAVPDDVKNNMLAICMHLEDISMKKKQASSCGLENNDVVDIDNDDENVGVGTKRKGKETTEISTLFKKKSLSIQSKQGQPTINQMMKKDLREDVCMQIARFFYTSAIPFNCVKNPEFEKMCQLIGKYGIGLKPPSYHELRDKYLRKEVDNTMSLLEEHKAMWRKSGCSIMSDGWTDKKRRSICNFLVNSPKGTIFLTSIDTSDISKTADKVFKMIDDIVEQVGEENVVQIVTDNAANYKAAGEMLMEKRKKLFWTPCAAHCIDLMLEDLEKKIKVHELTIMKGRKITTFIYSRTLIITMLKHFTKGKDLIRPAVTRFATAYLTLGCLFDNRNALRTMFASKQWKGSQFAKLEGGKYAERAVMDNRFWSNVNTCLKAAYPLIKVLRMVDSDEKPAMGFIYNEMEKAKQKIKANFKDDRKSYDPVWKVIDERWEVQLHRPLHAAAYYLNPQLHFSSEFRVDREVMRGLYKVMDRMLDDEERDKVDLQLEEFKHERGLFGFSSAKSMRFKKTPAYWWESYGADTLDSSGCEHNWSAFEMVHTKRRNRLHQKKMNDLVFVMYNLKLKDKKIRKQVDLQVDDISSDDEWIVEEETENTAALSHNFNLRSLGRGNDGDEESEDNQIGDADAENMRTQEHGTVDDLELPEENEFDNLYDDDVGDYDNLDEI; encoded by the exons ATGGCTTCTGCAAGTGGATCTGGGAGTGCATCGGCTAGTAATACTGGGGTAGTTGCCAAATCTAGAAAAAATACATCTGGAGTTAGAGATGATCCGGCATGGGCACACGGTTATGAAGTTCCAGGAGAAAGACTAAAGATTAAATGCAAATACTGTAATAAGATAGTTTCTGGGGGTCCTTATAGATTGAAGCATCACTTGGGATGTACCAAGATTAATGTGTCACCTTGTATTGCTGTTCCTGATGATGTTAAGAATAATATGCTCGCAATTTGTATGCATTTGGAGGATATTTCAATGAAGAAGAAACAAGCTAGTAGTTGTGGGTTGGAAAATAATGATGTTGTAGACattgataatgatgatgaaaATGTAGGAGTTGGTacaaagagaaagggaaaggaaacAACTGAAATCTCTACTTTGTTTAAGAAGAAAAGTTTGAGCATTCAAAGCAAGCAAGGACAACCAACAATTAATCAGATGATGAAAAAGGATTTAAGAGAGGATGTGTGTATGCAGATTGCTCGTTTTTTCTATACAAGTGCAATTCCATTTAATTGTGTGAAGAATCCTGAGTTTGAGAAGATGTGTCAATTGATTGGGAAGTATGGCATTGGATTGAAACCGCCATCTTATCACGAGCTTAGagataaatatttgagaaaagAAGTTGATAATACTATGTCATTGCTTGAGGAGCATAAAGCTATGTGGAGGAAGTCGGGGTGTTCCATTATGTCAGATGGATGGACTGATAAGAAGAGGAGGTCTATATGTAATTTCCTAGTGAATAGCCCCAAGGGCACAATTTTTTTGACTTCTATTGACACATCAGACATCTCTAAGACTGCAGATAAAGTGTTCAAAATGATAGATGATATAGTAGAGCAAGTTGGGGAAGAGAATGTAGTTCAAATTGTCACAGATAATGCTGCCAATTATAAGGCGGCAGGTGAGATGTTAATGGAGAAACGGAAGAAGTTATTTTGGACTCCTTGTGCAGCTCATTGCATAGATCTTATGCTGGAGGATTTGGAGAAGAAAATTAAGGTACATGAGCTGACGATAATGAAGGGTAGGAAGATCACAACCTTCATTTACTCGAGAACACTCATTATCACGATGCTAAAGCATTTCACAAAGGGTAAAGATTTGATTAGACCGGCTGTGACTCGCTTTGCTACTGCTTATCTGACTTTGGGATGCCTCTTCGATAATAGAAATGCTCTAAGGACTATGTTTGCATCCAAACAATGGAAAGGGAGTCAATTTGCAAAGTTAGAAGGTGGAAAGTATGCGGAACGTGCTGTTATGGATAACAGATTTTGGAGTAATGTTAATACATGTTTGAAGGCTGCATATCCTCTCATTAAGGTGCTCCGCATGGTGGATTCGGATGAAAAGCCTGCGATGGGCTTTATTTATAATGAGATGGAGAAAGCTAAGCAGAAGATCAAAGCAAACTTCAAAGATGATCGGAAAag CTATGATCCTGTTTGGAAAGTTATTGATGAGAGATGGGAGGTTCAACTTCATAGGCCTCTACATGCTGCTGCTTATTACCTGAACCCCCAGTTGCATTTCTCTTCTGAATTTAGAGTTGATAGAGAAGTTATGCGTGGATTATATAAGGTTATGGATCGGATGTTAGATGATGAAGAGAGGGATAAGGTTGATTTGCAGCTGGAGGAATTCAAACATGAAAGAGGGCTCTTTGGATTTTCATCTGCAAAGTCTATGAGGTTCAAGAAGACACCGGCATATTGGTGGGAGTCATATGGTGCCGATACCCTAGA CTCTTCGGGATGTGAGCATAATTGGAGTGCTTTTGAAATG GTACACACAAAGAGAAGAAATCGGTTGCATCAAAAGAAGATGAATGATTTAGTATTTGTGATGTACAATTTGAAGTTAAAAGATAAGAAGATCAGGAAGCAAGTTGATCTTCAAGTGGATGACATTTCTTCCGATGATGAATGGATTGTCGAAGAGGAGACAGAGAATACCGCAGCTTTAAGCCATAATTTTAACTTGCGTTCTCTTGGTCGTGGGAATGACGGTGATGAAGAGAGTGAAGATAATCAAATTGGCGATGCAGATGCAGAGAATATGCGCACACAAGAGCATGGCACGGTTGATGACTTGGAGCTTCCTGAAGAAAATGAGTTTGATAATTTGTATGATGATGACGTAGGTGATTATGACAATTTGGATGAGATTTGA